Genomic DNA from Caloenas nicobarica isolate bCalNic1 chromosome 3, bCalNic1.hap1, whole genome shotgun sequence:
gacccccaaaccccattaCCACAGGAGCAGGAAAGGTCTCAGCGCCTGATTACGAGAAGCCCAGGTGAGCAGAGCAGATCCTGCTCGGTGAAAATGGCCAATGCTCTCGGGAGAGCTTACCTCAGCTGAAGATCCTCCCGCGTCATTTTTACATGCTGCTGACCACAGAAGTCCAACTGAATTTTGCGTAAAAATTATCAAGCCACTCGACAAAGCTGCTACTGAGTCTCAAAAGGACAAGGAGAGATGCTGATCACATTTGTGTTTAGAGAGATGCTTATCTGAAATGCACAAAGGGTGACATTATCTATCACAATCTCTGCCTATATAGATTATATAAGTGCCTAGAAGCAATGTGTTTAGGGGAAACAGGCTACAGGGTAACAAAGGCAGTTCTGCCTTCCAgatcttctgcttttcctcctcttaaggggaaaaaaaaaaaagcgctatttttttcttgtagagtACTAAATAACGCTAATAATAAGTACTAAAGAACTAAAATAAGTACTGGAGTAGCATGTTAACAGCATACCCTTAGTATTTAGGATTATTTAGCAGTCATTACCAGACTTAGAAGACGTCAGAAAGCCCAGATTTTTCAGAAGGACTGTCTGATCATCAACTTTATTTAGCAGAGTTCAGGAACCCAACTGATCTCTAGGAGAATTTTCCGTTACTCATGTATGAAAgtctttttattcatttaactCTAAACAAACTATTCAGTGCAGCACTCTCACGTCTCCAATCTAAAGAGAGCAGTTAAGGGTTACGGATTTAAAGGTACCTTATTAAACCAATTTTGCAGAAATGTATTGACTTGCTGAGCTTGACATATGcatatttcttcctcaaagtCAGTATGGAACTGATGATTCTGTGACTAACACCAAGAGTCAATCTTAATAGGTTTACAACTACACGTTGGTCTCACGGTGTATTTTACTAAGGATGCAACTCTTTGTCAGGCAACAGGAGGTTTTTGCCTTCACAAGGAATGCGGCATCACACCATGACCCGGCTACTGCTCGTGCATAGACAAGCACCGCAGCCAATTTTTTTGAGACAAGATTAGTATCAATGTGTTCTCATGCCttagaggagaaggaaagcagcCACCCCTCCGTAAAAAGCCTCCCTCAAGCTAGTTACACACAAAAGGTTGGGAGCTGTGAAACTTAAACCTTGCAACGCTGGAGTTTAGGAGCTGGTTGGAAGTGCCATGGGGTCTTTATTGATTTCAGCAGGTCTGGGATCAGATCTTTCCTGCTCATAGAAAAGGTGAAATCTTCAATTTTTCAGGCCTTTTGCAAGCTCAGGTTACAGAGTACACTAGCACTGCTGTGACTGGCACAACCACATATCGCAAACAATCAATGAATTCTTGTAGAACCTCCACTGTGGCAAATCCCGTGAGTGACAACCTCCCAAATCAACAGCCCGAAATTCAGACATCACCAGGAAAGCTGGCATGCCCTTCCCAGcaagcaaaaggcaaactaaACTTCTGCACATGTAACACTTCCCCCTAAAAACACTAAAATAGTCACCAAACCAGCGCTGATCTcttgaaaaagcaaacagaggTTGTCCACCCAGCCAACTCGCGTGCTACCATGTGGTATCAGCATGACCGGTAACATCAGCTACCgctcaaaaccaagcaaaatcAGCCAAACTGCAGAGTGCTGGATTGTTCTCTACTAGCTATTAAAAATACTGCCGGTACAAAGAAATACATATGTTTTTATCTCGCCAGAGAAACTTACAGCTAGcataaggtatttttttaagcccacaagagaaaaatgagattttgtgTCCTATCCTCTGTACCCATTGCTTTTCCTGATGATTAGCAGTAGAGAACTGCTCCCTAGGACCTGTAAAACATCATCAAGTGAGCCCTTCTGAtcaacaaacccacaaaaagcCAATTTCAGCTACTTTCCTGCTCTACTATTTCAGTACAACTATCACGCAACAAGCAGGCCAGCCTCTGCACGCTCATCCTGGGTTCTACAGCTAGAAACCTGACTGCCACATCAGTATTTTAATGTACAACAGGCACAATTAAGTATCAGCTTTAATGCTGTGTTTGCCAACCGCAAATCATACTGCTGCCCCTTACATGAAGGATTTAAAAAGATGTAAGCTCAAGTTATCCTTGTGATGACTGCACAAGCGAACCATTTTTTCTTACAGATTGgacttttcagaaagaaatatcaGAGTTCTGTGATTTATTATCTGAAATAGATTTAAACAttttgggggaggggaaaaaaaaaaaaaaaggtgctttcaaacacaaaacccTGGAAGGGAAGACAAGCTAATCTGCAAAACCATCAGCTGAGGTAAGATAGGAGGCTGCACATGACAACAGATTGTCATGTGTAGGGCAAAAATTAGAGATTAATTTCACTATAACACTCCACAGAAGCGAGCTCTCATCTGAGCTGAGGAAGTATGCAACGCTTTTCCAACTGTTAAAGACAAGGGCTGGTAGAAATAAGGTCATTATTCCTCTTCAGCGTAcataatcacaaaaaaaaaaaaaaaaaaaaggatgacattttagtttttattattttatatttggcCAGGACTTTTAAAGGAAGGActttgaaaggaaacaaacattCACTTTTCTGTAGGTCTAGAAAGGATTCAGTCTTCCCCCACTCCCGCCTCCCATAGGGTTTCTATTGGCCCTTCTCGTATTCACGCTGCAAATTAGTTGGGAATAGCAGTATTTATACTAGATCAGCAACGTCTGGTTCTTATCCAAATGTTCCACCTAAAGAGGACGCCAGTTCTCATGGATTGGACAGCCCACCCTGCAGCATTCCTGAGAATTGTACAATATAATAATCTTGAAAGTCAGCAGAGTGGATTATCCACTTTTTTCTGGACTTGAACTTGTGACCTTAACAGTagcacagcagaaagcaaatgtgCTATGCACTTTGCCATAGTAACCTTCCATGTATTCTTTTCAACTTAAATACACACAATTGAAACAGCTACAATTTTGGAAAATTATGTACAAaccctatattttttttctttttgattacatataaatacaaattagCTATTCTTCTAAAAAGTGGTTATAatagtaaataaatacaaaataagaatCTGACCATTATACTTCATGTGCTGGGGTTAAACCCATATAAAATGTACaactaaaatacatttaaaatctttaaaggaatatttctctgattaaaatatttgttttcccaaCTTTTTCGTagacataaatatattttcaaaatagttgtgttttttttctttccatttcattaCATAAATAAAGTCTTCATTGGGAAATATTAAAGtgtcagctctttttttttttgtctttttttttttttttttttgcatttgtctaATATATTTGCTGTGTTAGCGGCACCCACAACCCTCCACAACCATATCTTGATAGTTCTTTAATACAACTTTTTCATTCTCATCAAGGTAGAGCATGGAAATAGCACTCAGTTCTGTCGGCACACAGCAAGCCTTGGGGATTTTGGAATTCACTGAATTGACCAAAGTCTGAACAATGGCATGGTTTGTTGAGTTTAGATGATCTGCCAGTGGAAAAGGACATTCCCCGTGGCAGTAAAAGGCACTATACCCCGGCGGGGCAACAATCCAGTCATTCCACCCCACATCATTGAAGTCCACATATAACGGATGCCTTTTGCAACTGTATTTGTGGCGTTTACGCTGTTTGTGTTTCGCTTGAcgcttttctcttttatgaagCGGGTGTCCCTTGCCATCATGCCCAAACGTTACTAATAATGGCCTGAGCTGAGACCAGCTATCTTCATCCTGATGTAAAGACCTGCTAATCCTAACGTGCCTCTTGGAGGCACTGTTCTCTTTGTCCAAGTGAACCACCTCTACCACAAACCCATGATTAGGATGTCCATGTGCAATCCACCTCAAAACAGCTGGTGTTACATCAAAACTTTCCCATTTACTTGCATTATGATGCACCAACCTGGTGTCCAAAAGTCTTGTGACAGGGTCCTTAGAGGTGGCTGTGGCTGGCTTTAtaatttcataaatattaatacGGTGATGGTAGCTGCTGTTGTTCTCTGAGGTTCCGTGCACCTGTTTCCGAAAAATCTGGAGTTCAGCTGAGGTGATAGACTCCTCATTAGGGATGGAAGTTAAATTAAAGAAGAAGCGCCGTGCTGTTTTCCCACTCGTTTCTGGCAGTTCTTCCAAAACTTCTAATTTGATTaaacaggtaaaacaaaacaaaacaaaaaaaaaaaaaaaaaaaggaaaacaaatcaggAACTGAGACAAGCAGCCAAACCCCTCAGTCTGCTGTTGGCAGCTTTCAAATGACAGCTAACACATGTGACACATAGGATCTGAAAGACTTTCAGGCAGAAAATACCATCTGCCTCATCTTTCCGTTTATTTATGCAAGCATGTACAGCATGAAGTTAAGAATGTTTCATTCATTGTTAAGTATTTTAATTGAATACTGGTGCCCTTTGCATTCCGGGTGGTTATAATAAGTGGCAAGAAACATGCAGCATTACTTTGGAATTTGAGAACATTAGTGAGAAAACTCCAGCATTATAGTTAGTGAGGGCCTGATGAGAATCATTAAAACTGATTGAGGACATGGGGTAACTcttgcatttggtttttttttttcaagaacatgGCTCTAACATCAATCCATTAAACTCCgttctgaaaaatattactcTGCAATTTAGGTGACTTACAAATTTTAACATACGGATTTTTGCATCTTAATTAGAGATGGTGAATTCAACATGTGTAACAGCATTTTACAAAGCACGCCCTATAGCATTTACCCGAAAGAACAGCAGGAAGGTTCAACTGCTAAAAAGAGGTGGATGGTAAAGGGATAATGACACCAAGTCACTTCTGAACAACAGATTTTCAaaaccacacatacacacaaaaatttaaaaagtcactAAACCCCAGGCCATTCTCACCTTTGAGTCAACAAATAACTGAATGGAGCTTCAGAGGGAGTAAATACATCTAGGGCTGCTAAGTAGTATGGTGTTGCTACAGAaattgaaaaaattaaaagtatttgCCATAATAAATTTCTCTCAAATCAGGGGTTTTAATTTTGGTACTAAGCATCCTGGAGAACCATTCACTTTCTAAGGGGAAGCCATGACTGCTGTTAGCAGTTCTTAGTCCTGTAACCACTCCCTGTTGAATCCAGTACGATTTTTTGCATAAGGTAAGGCTCGGCTTTATCTTATTTCAGGACCAGACCAATATTTGTAAATATGCAGATGTTTTGAGTGGTCACACGACAAACTTCTGCCTTCATGAAGCCACTAACACAGACTGAGAATTCAGTGAAAAAATGGAGTCACAGtgattttcttccaaattttgtgaaaattataaaatacCTTTTATGTCAAAAAGTCTTTGCTGTAGCAGTATGACTACTTCAAACCACAGATTTTCACATTTGCCTAAAAAATTCTAAACTTTGGCCTTTCAGCTCCTCTCTTGCTCAGCCTCTTGCCTGCCACACTCAAGTTTAACATGAATGACCCCTCACTGGCTTTTCCCCCATCCACTGCTACATCTTTACTTTCCACGTAGGGGTGTTAACATTTCATCACTCATTTCCTTTCTCAGGATAAGGCTTTCCACTAAACAGCACATCCACTCCTCCGAGGCCACATCTTTATCCATCAGAAATGTTAAATACTGATGaattttaaagggaaaactgcattttaattgcttttacaGCATGGCCACTGCATGCCAACACCAGAGACTAGCAGCCAGGAATTATTACAACCTGGGGAAACGTTTCCCGACGAGCACACGAGCAACACGCGTGCCACCAGCTGCACGGGCCTACCCGTGCCATGGCTAAAACCGCAGAGGCTGTTTTGGCTACTTAAGCCGGGAAACGCACCCGGTCGCTCAGCGAGGGCCTGTCCCAGAGGGTCCGCTGCCTTGGTGGGCTGTGGGTGAGGGAGGGTGGAGGTGCTGCTGGACACCCCAATCTGCATTTGGCCAGGTTACCTGCAGGTGAGAGTGGAAACCCAGCTGCGGGGCTTTTAGCAGCCCGGGCACTGTCGGTTGGGGAGGCGTGCAGCGGGTCCAGGCTCAATCGCTCCTCGACGGCAGGGTGAGGGAGCGCTCGAGAAGCCACGATTGATCGCTTCATTGATCTCTCACGGGGATTAGGTAAGGATTAGAAATCTCCGCAGCAGCCCCGGCTCAGCAGAGTATTAGGGAGACTTTCCTGCTCTTTAGCCTCgcagaagaaaaagctatttGTGGGAACGCTTAACGCGGAGCCGCTCTCTTTTAGcggaaaaaaaggaaatataacgCGAGCCTCCCGTCGGATAgagcggggagggggagaagagagGTTCGCAGAGCAGGCGGTTCGCGGCAGAAACCCCGCAGCCGCGGCTCTGGCCGCGCACCGCCGCCCGCTCCATTTGCTAAACCCCGCGTTACCGGCGGCCGAGCTTACGCGCTCCCGGGGAGGAATCCGCCCCGACGGGAGCTCCTCCTCCGgccctcccctttcccctccGCTCCCTCGGCCCGGCCCGCGGAGCCCGTTaccggccccccccgcccccggcccccgcccctaCCTTCGTGGTGGAAGCTGCGGACGGTGTTGGCGCGGCTGGCCGCCCTCTCCAGCGGGTAGCCGAGGGCCGAcggctgccccagctgctgccctgagTGCAGGCGGTAGAGGTCCAGCATGTAGGGGGGGATGACGACGTC
This window encodes:
- the BMP2 gene encoding bone morphogenetic protein 2; its protein translation is MVAATRSVLALLLCQVLLGGAAGLMPEVGRRRFSETGRAASAAQRPEDLLSEFELRLLHMFGLKRRPSPGKDVVIPPYMLDLYRLHSGQQLGQPSALGYPLERAASRANTVRSFHHEEVLEELPETSGKTARRFFFNLTSIPNEESITSAELQIFRKQVHGTSENNSSYHHRINIYEIIKPATATSKDPVTRLLDTRLVHHNASKWESFDVTPAVLRWIAHGHPNHGFVVEVVHLDKENSASKRHVRISRSLHQDEDSWSQLRPLLVTFGHDGKGHPLHKREKRQAKHKQRKRHKYSCKRHPLYVDFNDVGWNDWIVAPPGYSAFYCHGECPFPLADHLNSTNHAIVQTLVNSVNSKIPKACCVPTELSAISMLYLDENEKVVLKNYQDMVVEGCGCR